In Musa acuminata AAA Group cultivar baxijiao chromosome BXJ3-11, Cavendish_Baxijiao_AAA, whole genome shotgun sequence, one DNA window encodes the following:
- the LOC135653083 gene encoding uncharacterized protein LOC135653083 isoform X3, with protein sequence MGEQYARDAPLCSDPHTDPMERLQESAAHDHPPATALPAAGDDVVEGEKSAYQKEERLLCPLSHLPQPEAPPGLTNVRSTGPDDERRPIDRSVSLKSPAATIDVSTIGKYLRDRGSVFSAAIAKRISTLKEPPYDGGKCDPSGSITEFHVSGLKVIVLHKGENVLEEAETDFREIKGRVSFFSRSGCRDCGAVRSFFRDRGIPYVEINVDVFQERDKELVERTGSPAVPAIFFNEKLLGGLVALNSLRNCGEFERRLREMAGGRCPEAAPPVPAYGFDDEEELRRERPDAMVAIVRVLRQRLPIQDRIIRMKLAKNCFSGGDMVEVIISHLDCGRKKAVEIGRELARKHFIHHVFRENGFEDGNNHFYRFLEHEPAIPRCFNFRGSTNDNEPKPAATVSQRLTKLMVAILEAYASDDRCHLDYGRIGASEEFRRYVNLVKDLQRVDIFSLSADEKLAFFLNLYNAMVIHAVIRIGRPGEIDRKVFYCDFQYVVGGYPYSLSSIKNGILRSNRRQPYSLGKPFSARDKRLEGVEVELRHAAREFFLGGVEVDLEKRVVYLTKFMKWYSADFGQEKDILHWILNYMDVNRAGLLTHLLNDGGPINILYQNYDWSLNC encoded by the exons ATGGGAGAACAGTATGCCAGAGACGCCCCCCTCTGCTCCGATCCTCATACCGATCCTATGGAACGTCTCCAAGAATCAGCAGCGCACGATCATCCGCCCGCGACTGCCCTCCCCGCTGCGGGAGATGACGTGGTCGAAGGAGAGAAGAGTGCGTACCAGAAAGAGGAGCGGCTCCTCTGTCCGCTGTCGCACCTGCCGCAGCCGGAGGCGCCTCCGGGGCTCACGAACGTGCGATCCACCGGGCCGGACGACGAGCGCCGCCCCATCGACCGCTCCGTTTCCCTAAAGTCTCCCGCCGCCACCATCGACGTCTCCACGATCGGGAAGTATCTCCGCGACCGTGGTAGTGTCTTCTCTGCTGCCATCGCGAAGCGGATCTCCACCCTGAAGGAGCCACCATACGACGGCGGCAAGTGCGATCCTTCCGGGTCGATCACCGAGTTCCACGTCTCCGGGCTCAAGGTAATCGTGCTGCACAAGGGCGAGAACGTACTGGAGGAGGCCGAGACGGACTTCCGCGAGATCAAGGGCCGGGTCAGCTTCTTCTCCCGCTCTGGCTGCCGAGACTGCGGCGCCGTCCGGTCCTTCTTCAGGGACCGGGGCATCCCGTACGTGGAGATCAACGTGGACGTGTTCCAGGAGCGGGACAAGGAACTGGTAGAGCGGACGGGGAGCCCCGCCGTGCCTGCGATCTTCTTCAACGAGAAGCTGTTAGGGGGATTGGTGGCGCTCAACTCGCTGCGGAACTGCGGGGAGTTCGAGCGGCGCCTGCGAGAGATGGCCGGGGGACGGTGCCCGGAGGCGGCGCCGCCGGTGCCCGCATACGGGTTCGACGACGAAGAGGAACTGCGGCGTGAGCGGCCGGACGCGATGGTGGCGATAGTGCGGGTGTTGCGACAACGCCTTCCGATCCAAGACCGGATCATCAGGATGAAGCTCGCCAAGAACTGCTTCTCCGGCGGCGACATGGTGGAGGTGATCATCAGCCACCTCGACTGCGGCCGCAAGAAG GCCGTCGAGATTGGTAGAGAGCTCGCCAGAAAGCACTTCATCCATCATGTATTCCG GGAGAATGGCTTTGAGGATGGAAATAACCATTTCTACCGTTTCCTGGAGCATGAACCAGCAATTCCTAGATGTTTCAACTTTAGAGGATCGACAAACGACAATGAGCCCAAGCCAGCTGCCACAGTCAGCCAGAGGCTAACTAAGTTAATGGTTGCCATACTTGAAGCCTATGCATCAGATGATCGATGCCATCTCGACTATGGCCGTATCGGTGCCAGCGAGGAGTTCCGAAG ATATGTTAACCTGGTCAAAGATCTGCAACGGGTCGACATTTTTAGCCTGTCAGCTGATGAGAAGTTGGCCTTCTTCCTGAACTTGTATAATGCAATGGTCATTCATGCCGTCATAAGGATCGGCCGACCAGGGGAAATCGACCGAAAGGTTTTCTACTGCGACTTCCAGTATGTCGTTGGAGGCTATCCTTATTCGCTTTCCTCCATCAAGAACGGCATTCTACGTTCCAATAGAAGGCAGCCTTACTCTTTAGGGAAGCCATTCAGTGCTCGTGACAAGCGATTGGAG GGAGTTGAAGTAGAACTCAGGCATGCAGCAAGGGAGTTTTTCCTTGGTGGAGTGGAGGTGGATCTTGAGAAGAGGGTTGTCTATCTCACCAAGTTCATGAAATG GTATAGCGCTGATTTTGGACAGGAGAAAGATATCCTTCACTGGATACTGAACTACATGGATGTTAATAGAGCTGGCCTTTTGACTCATCTTCTCAACGATGGGGGTCCTATCAACATACTCTACCAAAACTATGATTGGTCCCTGAATTGTTGA
- the LOC135653083 gene encoding uncharacterized protein LOC135653083 isoform X2 codes for MGEQYARDAPLCSDPHTDPMERLQESAAHDHPPATALPAAGDDVVEGEKSAYQKEERLLCPLSHLPQPEAPPGLTNVRSTGPDDERRPIDRSVSLKSPAATIDVSTIGKYLRDRGSVFSAAIAKRISTLKEPPYDGGKCDPSGSITEFHVSGLKVIVLHKGENVLEEAETDFREIKGRVSFFSRSGCRDCGAVRSFFRDRGIPYVEINVDVFQERDKELVERTGSPAVPAIFFNEKLLGGLVALNSLRNCGEFERRLREMAGGRCPEAAPPVPAYGFDDEEELRRERPDAMVAIVRVLRQRLPIQDRIIRMKLAKNCFSGGDMVEAVEIGRELARKHFIHHVFRENGFEDGNNHFYRFLEHEPAIPRCFNFRGSTNDNEPKPAATVSQRLTKLMVAILEAYASDDRCHLDYGRIGASEEFRRYVNLVKDLQRVDIFSLSADEKLAFFLNLYNAMVIHAVIRIGRPGEIDRKVFYCDFQYVVGGYPYSLSSIKNGILRSNRRQPYSLGKPFSARDKRLELALAKVNPLIHFGLCDGTRSSPTLRFFSAQGVEVELRHAAREFFLGGVEVDLEKRVVYLTKFMKWYSADFGQEKDILHWILNYMDVNRAGLLTHLLNDGGPINILYQNYDWSLNC; via the exons ATGGGAGAACAGTATGCCAGAGACGCCCCCCTCTGCTCCGATCCTCATACCGATCCTATGGAACGTCTCCAAGAATCAGCAGCGCACGATCATCCGCCCGCGACTGCCCTCCCCGCTGCGGGAGATGACGTGGTCGAAGGAGAGAAGAGTGCGTACCAGAAAGAGGAGCGGCTCCTCTGTCCGCTGTCGCACCTGCCGCAGCCGGAGGCGCCTCCGGGGCTCACGAACGTGCGATCCACCGGGCCGGACGACGAGCGCCGCCCCATCGACCGCTCCGTTTCCCTAAAGTCTCCCGCCGCCACCATCGACGTCTCCACGATCGGGAAGTATCTCCGCGACCGTGGTAGTGTCTTCTCTGCTGCCATCGCGAAGCGGATCTCCACCCTGAAGGAGCCACCATACGACGGCGGCAAGTGCGATCCTTCCGGGTCGATCACCGAGTTCCACGTCTCCGGGCTCAAGGTAATCGTGCTGCACAAGGGCGAGAACGTACTGGAGGAGGCCGAGACGGACTTCCGCGAGATCAAGGGCCGGGTCAGCTTCTTCTCCCGCTCTGGCTGCCGAGACTGCGGCGCCGTCCGGTCCTTCTTCAGGGACCGGGGCATCCCGTACGTGGAGATCAACGTGGACGTGTTCCAGGAGCGGGACAAGGAACTGGTAGAGCGGACGGGGAGCCCCGCCGTGCCTGCGATCTTCTTCAACGAGAAGCTGTTAGGGGGATTGGTGGCGCTCAACTCGCTGCGGAACTGCGGGGAGTTCGAGCGGCGCCTGCGAGAGATGGCCGGGGGACGGTGCCCGGAGGCGGCGCCGCCGGTGCCCGCATACGGGTTCGACGACGAAGAGGAACTGCGGCGTGAGCGGCCGGACGCGATGGTGGCGATAGTGCGGGTGTTGCGACAACGCCTTCCGATCCAAGACCGGATCATCAGGATGAAGCTCGCCAAGAACTGCTTCTCCGGCGGCGACATGGTGGAG GCCGTCGAGATTGGTAGAGAGCTCGCCAGAAAGCACTTCATCCATCATGTATTCCG GGAGAATGGCTTTGAGGATGGAAATAACCATTTCTACCGTTTCCTGGAGCATGAACCAGCAATTCCTAGATGTTTCAACTTTAGAGGATCGACAAACGACAATGAGCCCAAGCCAGCTGCCACAGTCAGCCAGAGGCTAACTAAGTTAATGGTTGCCATACTTGAAGCCTATGCATCAGATGATCGATGCCATCTCGACTATGGCCGTATCGGTGCCAGCGAGGAGTTCCGAAG ATATGTTAACCTGGTCAAAGATCTGCAACGGGTCGACATTTTTAGCCTGTCAGCTGATGAGAAGTTGGCCTTCTTCCTGAACTTGTATAATGCAATGGTCATTCATGCCGTCATAAGGATCGGCCGACCAGGGGAAATCGACCGAAAGGTTTTCTACTGCGACTTCCAGTATGTCGTTGGAGGCTATCCTTATTCGCTTTCCTCCATCAAGAACGGCATTCTACGTTCCAATAGAAGGCAGCCTTACTCTTTAGGGAAGCCATTCAGTGCTCGTGACAAGCGATTGGAG TTGGCTCTTGCAAAGGTGAACCCTTTGATCCATTTTGGCCTATGCGATGGAACCCGTTCGAGTCCAACATTGCGGTTCTTCTCTGCCCAGGGAGTTGAAGTAGAACTCAGGCATGCAGCAAGGGAGTTTTTCCTTGGTGGAGTGGAGGTGGATCTTGAGAAGAGGGTTGTCTATCTCACCAAGTTCATGAAATG GTATAGCGCTGATTTTGGACAGGAGAAAGATATCCTTCACTGGATACTGAACTACATGGATGTTAATAGAGCTGGCCTTTTGACTCATCTTCTCAACGATGGGGGTCCTATCAACATACTCTACCAAAACTATGATTGGTCCCTGAATTGTTGA
- the LOC135653083 gene encoding uncharacterized protein LOC135653083 isoform X1 — protein MGEQYARDAPLCSDPHTDPMERLQESAAHDHPPATALPAAGDDVVEGEKSAYQKEERLLCPLSHLPQPEAPPGLTNVRSTGPDDERRPIDRSVSLKSPAATIDVSTIGKYLRDRGSVFSAAIAKRISTLKEPPYDGGKCDPSGSITEFHVSGLKVIVLHKGENVLEEAETDFREIKGRVSFFSRSGCRDCGAVRSFFRDRGIPYVEINVDVFQERDKELVERTGSPAVPAIFFNEKLLGGLVALNSLRNCGEFERRLREMAGGRCPEAAPPVPAYGFDDEEELRRERPDAMVAIVRVLRQRLPIQDRIIRMKLAKNCFSGGDMVEVIISHLDCGRKKAVEIGRELARKHFIHHVFRENGFEDGNNHFYRFLEHEPAIPRCFNFRGSTNDNEPKPAATVSQRLTKLMVAILEAYASDDRCHLDYGRIGASEEFRRYVNLVKDLQRVDIFSLSADEKLAFFLNLYNAMVIHAVIRIGRPGEIDRKVFYCDFQYVVGGYPYSLSSIKNGILRSNRRQPYSLGKPFSARDKRLELALAKVNPLIHFGLCDGTRSSPTLRFFSAQGVEVELRHAAREFFLGGVEVDLEKRVVYLTKFMKWYSADFGQEKDILHWILNYMDVNRAGLLTHLLNDGGPINILYQNYDWSLNC, from the exons ATGGGAGAACAGTATGCCAGAGACGCCCCCCTCTGCTCCGATCCTCATACCGATCCTATGGAACGTCTCCAAGAATCAGCAGCGCACGATCATCCGCCCGCGACTGCCCTCCCCGCTGCGGGAGATGACGTGGTCGAAGGAGAGAAGAGTGCGTACCAGAAAGAGGAGCGGCTCCTCTGTCCGCTGTCGCACCTGCCGCAGCCGGAGGCGCCTCCGGGGCTCACGAACGTGCGATCCACCGGGCCGGACGACGAGCGCCGCCCCATCGACCGCTCCGTTTCCCTAAAGTCTCCCGCCGCCACCATCGACGTCTCCACGATCGGGAAGTATCTCCGCGACCGTGGTAGTGTCTTCTCTGCTGCCATCGCGAAGCGGATCTCCACCCTGAAGGAGCCACCATACGACGGCGGCAAGTGCGATCCTTCCGGGTCGATCACCGAGTTCCACGTCTCCGGGCTCAAGGTAATCGTGCTGCACAAGGGCGAGAACGTACTGGAGGAGGCCGAGACGGACTTCCGCGAGATCAAGGGCCGGGTCAGCTTCTTCTCCCGCTCTGGCTGCCGAGACTGCGGCGCCGTCCGGTCCTTCTTCAGGGACCGGGGCATCCCGTACGTGGAGATCAACGTGGACGTGTTCCAGGAGCGGGACAAGGAACTGGTAGAGCGGACGGGGAGCCCCGCCGTGCCTGCGATCTTCTTCAACGAGAAGCTGTTAGGGGGATTGGTGGCGCTCAACTCGCTGCGGAACTGCGGGGAGTTCGAGCGGCGCCTGCGAGAGATGGCCGGGGGACGGTGCCCGGAGGCGGCGCCGCCGGTGCCCGCATACGGGTTCGACGACGAAGAGGAACTGCGGCGTGAGCGGCCGGACGCGATGGTGGCGATAGTGCGGGTGTTGCGACAACGCCTTCCGATCCAAGACCGGATCATCAGGATGAAGCTCGCCAAGAACTGCTTCTCCGGCGGCGACATGGTGGAGGTGATCATCAGCCACCTCGACTGCGGCCGCAAGAAG GCCGTCGAGATTGGTAGAGAGCTCGCCAGAAAGCACTTCATCCATCATGTATTCCG GGAGAATGGCTTTGAGGATGGAAATAACCATTTCTACCGTTTCCTGGAGCATGAACCAGCAATTCCTAGATGTTTCAACTTTAGAGGATCGACAAACGACAATGAGCCCAAGCCAGCTGCCACAGTCAGCCAGAGGCTAACTAAGTTAATGGTTGCCATACTTGAAGCCTATGCATCAGATGATCGATGCCATCTCGACTATGGCCGTATCGGTGCCAGCGAGGAGTTCCGAAG ATATGTTAACCTGGTCAAAGATCTGCAACGGGTCGACATTTTTAGCCTGTCAGCTGATGAGAAGTTGGCCTTCTTCCTGAACTTGTATAATGCAATGGTCATTCATGCCGTCATAAGGATCGGCCGACCAGGGGAAATCGACCGAAAGGTTTTCTACTGCGACTTCCAGTATGTCGTTGGAGGCTATCCTTATTCGCTTTCCTCCATCAAGAACGGCATTCTACGTTCCAATAGAAGGCAGCCTTACTCTTTAGGGAAGCCATTCAGTGCTCGTGACAAGCGATTGGAG TTGGCTCTTGCAAAGGTGAACCCTTTGATCCATTTTGGCCTATGCGATGGAACCCGTTCGAGTCCAACATTGCGGTTCTTCTCTGCCCAGGGAGTTGAAGTAGAACTCAGGCATGCAGCAAGGGAGTTTTTCCTTGGTGGAGTGGAGGTGGATCTTGAGAAGAGGGTTGTCTATCTCACCAAGTTCATGAAATG GTATAGCGCTGATTTTGGACAGGAGAAAGATATCCTTCACTGGATACTGAACTACATGGATGTTAATAGAGCTGGCCTTTTGACTCATCTTCTCAACGATGGGGGTCCTATCAACATACTCTACCAAAACTATGATTGGTCCCTGAATTGTTGA
- the LOC135583589 gene encoding uncharacterized protein At2g24330-like — translation MAGGAEDPAAPPNKQRRGIVSRLWGWIFGGRSEDYEKRLQHLSKEEAAVHARMKRRAQSSRRMIRNVIVFSVILEVVAVVYAIMTTRSADLNWRIRAIRVLPMFVLPGLSSVIYSTLVSFTRMFDRKDQKTLDKLRAERKAKIDELKERTNFYNTQQLIQKYDLDPAAKAAAATILASKLGADSGLTVYVGDEPNTCAPFVKSSDAKPVQTTGLRNRKQSHARSSSTVISQSVSETPNEFGVGAQEIPSQAQKAVEHYKGSGSYGGGWIARIASLLVGEDPSQCYALICGNCHMHNGLARKEDFRHITYYCPHCHALNTSRQSGEHDSGSRSGQGNSFSRSEVTNDPPKVPEQPVGKSDAKEHTSEATS, via the exons ATGGCCGGTGGGGCGGAGGATCCGGCAGCACCGCCCAATAAGCAGCGGAGAGGGATCGTCTCGCGGCTGTGGGGGTGGATTTTCGGGGGCCGTAGCGAGGACTACGAGAAGCGGCTGCAGCACCTGTCCAAGGAGGAGGCTGCGGTCCACGCGCGGATGAAGCGACGGGCGCAGTCCTCCAGGCGCATGATCCGGAATGTCATCGTATTCTCCGTCATCCTTGAG GTGGTAGCAGTGGTTTATGCTATCATGACAACCAGATCAGCAGATTTGAACTGGCGGATTAGGGCAATACGAGTTCTACCTATGTTTGTGTTACCTGGTTTATCTTCTGTTATTTATTCGACCCTTGTAAGCTTCACAAGGATGT TTGATCGCAAGGACCAGAAGACTCTTGACAAGCTACGTGCTGAGAGAAAAGCGAAGATTGATGAGCTTAAAGAGAGAACCAATTTTTACAATACACAACAGCTTATTCAG AAATATGACCTTGATCCTGCTGCAAAGGCTGCAGCAGCAACAATTCTGGCATCTAAGTTGGGAGCAGACTCTGGTTTGACAGTTTATGTTGGAGATGAACCTAATACATGTGCCCCATTTGTGAAAAGCAGTGATGCCAAACCCGTTCAAACCACTGGGCTAAGAAACAGGAAACAATCACATGCAAGAAGCAGTAGCACTGTTATTTCCCAATCGGTCAGTGAAACTCCTAATGAGTTTGGTGTTGGTGCCCAAGAAATTCCTTCTCAGGCCCAGAAGGCTGTTGAGCACTACAAAGGCTCTGGCTCTTACGGTGGTGGTTGGATTGCTCGTATAGCATCCTTGCTCGTAGGTGAGGATCCATCACAGTGCTATGCTCTCATATGTGGCAACTGCCATATGCATAACG GACTAGCAAGGAAAGAGGATTTTCGGCACATAACGTATTATTGTCCCCATTGTCATGCACTGAATACGTCTCGGCAATCAGGAGAGCATGATTCAGGTTCCAGATCTGGCCAAGGCAATTCCTTTTCGAGGAGTGAAGTCACAAATGATCCGCCAAAAGTTCCAGAGCAGCCAGTTGGGAAGAGTGATGCGAAAGAACACACCTCAGAGGCTACTTCATGA
- the LOC135652746 gene encoding photosynthetic NDH subunit of lumenal location 3, chloroplastic-like — translation MEGTQWKGSVHRIRKCVVDLLSMEDDLVDDDDEDAWELMGSDLRLKSTFLYCDLNQVISHAREERKKVLTDLANKLFYYMEQLDHAVRIRSMSLTQVCYNDTANVLQEVMAALMPLR, via the exons ATGGAGGGCACGCAATGGAAGGGATCGGTCCACAGGATCAGGAAGTGCGTGGTGGATCTCCTGTCGATGGAGGACGATCTggtggacgacgacgacgaggatgCGTGGGAGCTGATGGGTAGCGACCTTCGCCTCAAGTCTACCTTCTTGTACTGTGATCTCAACCAGGTGATCTCCCACGCTAGAGAAGAGCGGAAGAAGGTTCTCACCGACCTCGCCAACAAGCTCTTCTACTACATGGAGCAG CTGGATCATGCTGTCAGGATCCGGAGCATGTCTTTGACGCAGGTCTGCTACAACGACACAGCCAATGTGTTACAGGAGGTGATGGCCGCTCTCATGCCCCTTCGGTAG
- the LOC135653144 gene encoding uncharacterized protein LOC135653144, which translates to MSMAADHNINFPLGGVFPQSFCNQHVVSFHSGTVNNTHGIFPGGMNISGGINGTTAMILAGNSGTLNNISPLVSTTNSPGNIPLEPQHGRKHRTSFAVDWSCEELEVMKRGLATYAGEPNIMKYIKIASKLPDKTVRDVAMRCRWMTKKENGKRRKPEDYYAGKKTKDRKEKVIGSSSMANMFCNQPESEATYSFKMHNGSHNNQFSCEGPVIDSRTNHLLEDNAKIFHEIAVNLENNEIQNNIDLLYRSNENITAILNSMSGMPGIMSQMPPLPVFANESLMHSIFPCINQAHEPSSSHLKEERRSW; encoded by the exons ATGAGCATGGCAGCAGATCATAACATCAACTTCCCTCTTGGAGGAGTTTTCCCACAATCTTTTTGCAATCAACATGTAGTTTCCTTTCACTCAGGGACTGTAAACAACACACACGGTATTTTCCCCGGTGGAATGAACATTTCAGGTGGAATAAATGGAACGACGGCGATGATATTGGCTGGAAATTCCGGCACGCTGAACAATATTTCTCCTTTGGTATCGACTACTAATTCTCCCGGAAATATCCCCCTCGAGCCACAACATGGGCGTAAGCATCGTACATCATTCGCTGTGGATTGGTCCTGCGAGGAATTGGAAGTGATGAAGCGAGGCCTTGCCAC ATATGCTGGTGAGCCTAATATCATGAAGTATATCAAGATTGCATCTAAGCTTCCTGACAAGACTGTGAGGGATGTTGCAATGAGGTGCCGATGGATGACT AAGAAGGAGAATGGTAAACGACGAAAGCCTGAAGACTATTATGCTGGGAAGAAAACCAAAGACAGGAAG GAGAAGGTGATAGGTTCTTCCTCAATGGCTAATATGTTCTGTAATCAACCAGAGAGCGAAGCTACCTATTCTTTCAAGATGCATAATGGGAGCCACAATAATCAATTCTCATGTGAAG GCCCTGTGATAGACAGCAGAACAAATCATCTTCTAGAAGACAATGCAAAAATTTTTCATGAGATTGCAGTTAATCTTGAAAACAATGAG ATACAAAATAACATTGATCTCTTGTATCGCTCAAATGAGAATATAACAGCCATTTTAAATAG CATGAGTGGAATGCCTGGTATTATGAGTCAGATGCCTCCACTGCCTGTGTTTGCTAATGAGAGTCTTATGCATTCAATATTCCCTTGTATTAATCAG GCACATGAACCCAGCAGCAGTCATCTTAAGGAAGAGCGAAGATCCTGGTGA